A window of the Zeugodacus cucurbitae isolate PBARC_wt_2022May chromosome 2, idZeuCucr1.2, whole genome shotgun sequence genome harbors these coding sequences:
- the LOC105214145 gene encoding protein archease-like — MEVEFSKENFLLPETKYEYLDHTADVQLHAWGSTLLEAFEQCGMAMFGYMTELDYVSVEQCFQIEAKGDDVESLLFHFLDELLFLFSAEPFLICKKLEITKFDLETFEIECRCYGEPFEIGKHPQGTEVKAITYSAMQVIQEPERSHYEVFVIIDI, encoded by the exons ATGGAAGTCgaattcagtaaagaaaactTTTTACTGCCTGAAACTAAATACGAAT atttaGATCACACCGCCGATGTACA GCTACACGCTTGGGGGTCTACATTACTGGAAGCTTTTGAACAATGTGGTATGGCCATGTTCGGCTATATGACTGAACTAGACTATGTGTCCGTGGAACAGTGTTTTCAAATCGAAGCTAAAGGCGATGATGTAGAAAGTCTATTATTCCACTTTTTGGACGAGTTGCTCTTTCTTTTCTCCGCCGAGCCTTTTTTAATctgcaaaaaattagaaattaccAAATTCGATTTGGAAACATTTGAAATAGAATGCCGCTGCTATGGCGAACCTTTTGAAATTGGAAAACATCCGCAAGGTACCGAAGTCAAAGCCATCACCTACTCTGCGATGCAAGTGATACAGGAACCCGAACGAAGTCACTATGAAGTTTTTGTTATAATCGATATTTGA
- the LOC105214144 gene encoding uncharacterized protein LOC105214144, translated as MANNNNGNRQNNNYSRISSSRLSRVTAAHAQPDLRIRRISLLAMISKLLLQCSLTVIVISCVTTNLGVAAQGQITVDDDFARLMGKCKTDSAEFDDCMKDVFNDLRAYFPTGVPAYNIKPFDPHRSPFVELRRGDQNNFGGFKLILRNISEYGWSRSEVTRYRTDFANKRIIYAQYFPEKSLDGWYEFSGKILGTPIKRSGFWNMTLYDYSQTTSVRRLGAPGALLKVHVEIDRIGGLKMHVGNALAEGRERLDNFADGVINSMWPIGFPVIKPLINELVSSAFTDIFNESFRKFPITKFLS; from the exons atggccaacaacaacaacggcaatagacaaaacaacaattatAGCCGCATCAGCAGCAGCCGTTTGAGCAGAGTGAccgctgcgcatgcgcaacctGACTTGCGTATCAGACGCATTTCCCTACTTGCGATGATATCAAAGCTGCTGCTGCAATGCAGCTTAACGGTGATTGTAATCAGTTGCGTGACAACAAATCTCGGCGTCGCGGCACAAGGTCAGATCACAGTAGATGATGACTTTGCACGTCTTATGGGCAAGTGTAAGACTGACAGTGCCGAATTTGATGACTGCATGAAAGATGTATTCAATGATTTGCGTGCATATTTTCCAACTG GTGTTCCGGCTTACAACATTAAGCCTTTCGATCCACATCGTTCGCCCTTCGTGGAGTTGCGCCGTGGCGATCAGAACAACTTCGGtggtttcaaattaatattgcgcaatatttcCGAATATGGTTGGTCACGTTCGGAAGTTACGCGATATCGCACGGACTTTGCGAATAAGCGCATCATCTATGCGCAGTATTTCCCGGAAAAGAGCTTGGACGGCTGGTATGAGTTCTCGGGTAAAATACTCGGTACACCCATCAAGAGAAGTGGCTTTTGGAATATGACACTATACGATTACAGCCAGACGACGAGTGTGCGTCGTTTGGGCGCGCCCGGTGCTCTGCTGAAGGTGCATGTGGAGATCGATCGTATTGGTGGTTTGAAAATGCATGTCGGCAATGCATTGGCGGAGGGACGTGAACGGCTGGACAACTTTGCTGATGGCGTTATAAATAGTATGTGGCCTATTGGCTTTCCCGTTATCAAGCCACTCATAAATGAGCTGGTGAGCAGCGCATTTACGGACATTTTTAATGAATCGTTTCGGAAATTTCCAATAACGAAATTTTTAAGTTGA
- the LOC105214143 gene encoding DNA polymerase alpha catalytic subunit has translation MADSPSEPRAKRQRVDKAGRFAALERLKQLKGNKHKYEVEEEVDDVYEVVDEREYAKRAREKYGDDWIEEDGTGYAEDGRDFFEDEDDYSGDEVEEKKDKSKKNSRKRPRDTNKPVKGKGSIRNLFSNAVPKKTPMTSLAEDNILADILGELHDKPKSSTSKNAQETAETEVKPVKHIAPARILGKSSRKSDATVANDYMNSFINNIKMSETAKSTEKTSDDELLDSILKPKPTIANKKIVEKSKERTEKTDAVKQQKEMEYVKEIDTVSAEKAVKNISEKPAETTSSAVETPAVENEFPDDDIDFSCLQDNNNQLGKVKDDVTNAKQISPKKNLQSKAAPVKDADDLQNLLSNWEQICQMDNFEEETSNCDSGSPTSTTGKEDTIKFWYWEAWEDGIKCPGEVFLFGRTPENKSICVRVGKIDRVLYLLPRKYLLDPITKEPTDKLVQLSDMYKEFDDEISVELKLDGFRSRKVTKNFGNHSIGIDVPQVCDYMEIHYDGKKPPPNLKKKYNSIAHIFGANTTALERFLLDRKIKGPCWLTLKQFIKNPVQISWCNSDVTVNDPKTIIHTEEPKPAPPPPLTLLTLNVRTALNPKTLKNEICMISMLVHNRFHIDRRAPQPAFNRSMCGITRPVMAVWPFDLNAKLAKFKAINVVKHDNERALLMWFLAMYQQVDADLIVTFDAIDCQLDVITDRIATLKVPQWSRLGRVRLSAHGSGRRWLEFFAGRMVCDVKRTASEEKIKARSYDLQTLCQAVLEIKENERMDVNDEDLLQLFETGDGVLKLITLTMQDASYVLRMMYKLDLLPLALQITNICGNTMTRTLQAGRSERIEFLLLHAFTEKNYIVPDKKKREWSENNTTIIDGEGNDTTAPTASSGRKKAAYSGGMVLDPIAGLYDKYILLMDFNSLYPSIIQEYNICFTTVQQPYNSDDLPQLPDSNVELGILPQQLRRLVQSRREVKKLMAKPDVAPELLKQYDIRQWALKITANAMYGCLGAGHSRFAAQHLAALVTHKGREILMNTKSLVQKMNYEVVYGDTDSIMVNTNILDYDQVFTIGNGIKQSVNKMYRQVELGIDGVFSCLLLLKKKKYAAMKVEKDTKSGVLKKVQEQKGLDIVRRDWSQLAIMVGRIVLDEILAEKQLDEKLDAVHSHLEKIRGQVESDAVPLPMYIITKQLSKAPTEFNNAISQPHVQVALRMNTTRNRRYKKGDMVDYVICEDGTNNPATQRGYHLDEVKSSETLKLDKQYYLAHQIHPVVTRMVDVLEGTDASRVAESLGLDPSKFRAAAQRAHQERIEDTTGESLVKTTLQKYRECDKFKFICIACKSENIVATAFRPNATNSHDAVLQKCVNTECSSAPYQYIVAIRNRLLLSIRSYLKRFYQNWLVCDDPSCNQNTRFYTHVTAGNRPICPFCKTGSLVRQYSERNLYQQLSYFQYMFDLSKYQHKHVPLTPETEAAYQMLFDTVNQQLEKSAFCTISLGKLFSYFKPLEQSDEISHKKIELPQPEMQVATSLGDN, from the exons ATGGCTGATTCTCCAA GTGAACCTAGGGCAAAACGGCAACGCGTGGACAAAGCAGGTCGATTCGCTGCTTTGGAGCGTTTGAAACAATTGAAAGGCAATAAGCACAAATACGAAGTGGAAGAGGAAGTGGATGATGTATATGAAGTGGTCGATGAACGTGAGTATGCGAAGCGTGCAAGGGAAAAATACGGCGATGATTGGATTGAGGAAG ATGGCACGGGATATGCTGAAGATGGGCGTGATTTTTTCGAAGATGAGGATGACTATTCGGGAGATgaagttgaagaaaaaaaagacaaaagcaAGAAGAACAGCAGGAAACGTCCTCGCGACACTAACAAGCCAGTGAAGGGGAAGGGTTCGATACGTAATCTCTTCAGTAATGCTGTGCCCAAGAAAACGCCAATGACATCTTTGGCTGAAGATAATATATTGGCAGATATTTTAGGCGAATTACACGATAAGCCCAAAAGTTCTACATCAAAGAATGCTCAAGAGACTGCAGAGACAGAGGTAAAGCCAGTAAAACATATAGCACCAGCTAGAATTTTAGGCAAATCATCAAGGAAATCTGACGCAACAGTCGCTAATGATTACATGAATAGttttataaacaatataaaaatgtcGGAAACGGCAAAAAGCACTGAGAAAACAAGCGACGATGAATTATTGGACAGTATTCTCAAACCAAAACCCACAATAGCCAATAAAAAGATAGTGGAGAAATCGAAAGAACGTACGGAAAAGACCGATGCAGTAAAACAGCAGAAAGAAATGGAGTACGTTAAAGAAATTGATACGGTTTCAGCTGAAAAGGCGGTAAAAAATATATCTGAAAAGCCAGCTGAAACGACAAGCAGTGCAGTCGAAACACCAGCAGTTGAAAATGAATTTCCCGATGATGATATCGACTTCAGTTGTTTGCAAGACAACAATAATCAGCTTGGGAAAGTTAAAGATGACGTAACCAATGCTAAACAAATttcgccaaaaaaaaatttacaatcgaAGGCAGCGCCTGTGAAAGATGCTGATGACTTACAAAATTTATTGAGTAACTGGGAGCAGATATGTCAAATGGACAATTTTGAGGAGGAAACTTCCAATTGTGACAGTGGTTCGCCAACGAGTACGACGGGTAAAGAAGACACAATTAAATTTTGGTATTGGGAAGCTTGGGAAGATGGCATTAAATGTCCCGGCGAAGTATTTCTGTTTGGTCGCACACCAGAAAACAAATCAATTTGTGTGCGAGTTGGAAAGATAGATCGCGTACTGTATCTTTTACCAAGAAAATAC ttACTTGATCCAATTACTAAGGAACCTACAGACAAACTTGTTCAATTAAGCGACATGTATAAGGAATTCGATGATGAAATTTCCGTAGAACTAAAGTTGGATGGATTTAGATCTcgaaaagttacaaaaaattttGGCAATCATTCTATTGGCATTGATGTGCCACAAGTTTGTGATTATAtggag ATACATTACGATGGCAAAAAACCTCCaccaaatttaaagaaaaagtatAATTCAATTGCACATATCTTTGGTGCCAACACCACGGCCCTAGAACGTTTTCTGTTGGACCGAAAAATTAAAGGCCCCTGCTGGCTAACACTGAAACAGTTCATAAAAAATCCTGTGCAAATAAGTTGGTGCAATTCCGATGTCACCGTTAACGATCCAAAGACCATCATACACACTGAAGAACCTAAACccgcaccaccaccaccacttaCACTACTCACATTAAACGTACGTACGGCGCTTAATCCCAAGACGCTTAAAAATGAAATCTGTATGATTTCTATGCTAGTACACAATCGCTTTCATATCGATCGACGCGCGCCACAGCCTGCTTTCAATAGGAGCATGTGTGGTATTACACGCCCTGTAATGGCTGTTTGGCCATTCGATCTTAACGCTAAGTTAGCAAAATTCAAAGCTATTAACGTGGTGAAGCATGACAATGAACGAGCCCTTCTAATGTGGTTCCTAGCGATGTATCAACAAGTTGATGCCGATTTAATTGTCACATTCGATGCCATCGATTGTCAGTTAGATGTGATTACCGATCGCATAGCGACGCTCAAAGTGCCGCAATGGTCCCGTTTAGGCCGTGTACGCTTGTCTGCACACGGCAGCGGGCGCAGGTGGCTCGAATTCTTCGCGGGTCGTATGGTGTGCGATGTGAAAAGAACCGCATCTGAAGAGAAAATTAAAGCGCGCTCTTATGATCTGCAGACATTGTGCCAAGCCGTGTTGGAAATTAAGGAGAACGAACGTATGGATGTCAACGATGAAGACTTGCTACAATTATTTGAGACGG GCGATGgtgtattgaaattaataacaCTAACTATGCAAGACGCTTCTTATGTACTTCGCATGATGTATAAACTGGACCTTTTGCCATTGGCTTTGCAAATAACCAATATTTGTGGCAACACCATGACACGCACATTACAGGCCGGACGCTCAGAACGTATTGAGTTTTTACTGCTACACGCATTCACAGAGAAGAACTATATAGTACCCGATAAGAAGAAGCGTGAATGGAGCGAAAACAACACCACTATAATTGATGGTGAAGGAAATGATACCACAGCGCCGACAGCAAGCAGTGGACGAAAGAAGGCAGCCTACTCGGGCGGTATGGTGTTGGATCCTATAGCAGGCCTATATGATAAATACATACTTCTGATGGACTTCAATTCGCTTTATCCCAGCATTATTCAAGAGTATAATATATGCTTTACCACTGTACAACAACCGTACAACAGTGATGATTTGCCGCAATTACCCGATTCAAATGTCGAACTTGGCATTCTGCCACAGCAATTGCGACGTTTGGTGCAGTCACGTCGTGAAGTGAAAAAACTAATGGCAAAACCAGATGTTGCACCCGAGTTGCTTAAACAATACGACATACGTCAGTGGGCCTTGAAAATCACTGCCAATGCAATGTACGGCTGCCTAGGTGCAGGGCACTCGCGCTTTGCCGCACAGCATCTGGCTGCGCTGGTAACGCACAAGGGCCGTGAGATACTTATGAACACAAAGAGTTTGGTGCAGAAGATGAACTACGAAGTGGTTTATGGCGATACCGATTCAATAATGGTGAATACGAACATATTGGACTATGACCAAGTGTTCACAATTGGCAATGGCATCAAGCAGAGTGTGAATAAAATGTATAGGCAAGTTGAATTGGGTATCGATGGCGTATTCAGTTGTTTGTTGCtgctaaaaaagaagaaatatgcGGCTATGAAGGTGGAGAAAGACACAAAAAGTG gtgtattgaaaaaagtgcaagAACAGAAAGGTCTTGACATCGTACGCCGCGATTGGTCACAACTAGCTATAATGGTTGGTCGTATTGTGCTCGATGAAATTCTTGCTGAGAAACAACTCGATGAGAAATTGGATGCAGTGCATTCACACCTCGAAAAGATACGCGGCCAAGTGGAATCGGATGCTGTGCCATTACCCATGTATATCATAACAAAGCAGCTCTCCAAAGCACCTACGGAATTCAACAATGCCATCTCACAACCGCATGTGCAAGTAGCATTACGCATGAACACCACACGCAATCGGCGCTATAAAAAAGGTGACATGGTGGACTATGTGATATGCGAAGATGGCACAAACAATCCGGCTACACAGCGCGGTTATCACTTGGATGAGGTGAAGTCAAGCGAAACGTTGAAGTTGGACAAGCAATATTATCTGGCGCATCAGATACATCCGGTAGTCACACGTATGGTGGATGTTTTGGAGGGCACCGATGCCAGTCGTGTGGCCGAATCGCTGGGCTTAGACCCCAGCAAATTCAGAGCGGCGGCACAGAG agCACATCAAGAGCGCATTGAGGATACCACTGGCGAATCGCTAGTGAAGActactttacaaaaatatcgtGAATGCgataaattcaaattcatttgcATTGCCTGTAAGTCCGAAAATATTGTGGCCACCGCCTTCCGGCCGAACGCCACCAATTCGCATGACGCAGTACTGCAGAAATGTGTGAACACTGAGTGTAGTAGTGCACCATATCAATATATAGTGGCTATACGCAATCGCCTTTTGCTCAGCATACGATCGTACCTCAAACGTTTCTATCAGAATTGGCTGGTTTGCGACGATCCGTCATGCAATCAAAATACACGCTTTTATACGCATGTAACAGCGGGCAATCGGCCCATATGCCCGTTTTGTAAGACCGGTTCGTTGGTGCGTCAGTATTCGGAGCGGAATTTATACCAGCAACTGAGCTATTTCCAATACATGTTCGATTTGAGCAAGTATCAACACAAAC ATGTGCCGCTCACGCCAGAAACGGAGGCTGCTTATCAGATGCTCTTCGATACTGTAAATCAGCAACTAGAAAAATCTGCATTCTGCACAATATCATTGGGAAAATTGTTCAGCTATTTCAAACCACTTGAGCAGAGTGATGAAATTTCGCATAAGAAAATTGAGCTTCCGCAACCGGAAATGCAAGTGGCCACAAGCCTGGGTGATAATTAA
- the LOC105214142 gene encoding uncharacterized protein LOC105214142 — protein sequence MYCKNSESNEEENKDRSYVSHLENKPNATTSSNEPNAQKTKWLPSSEKETYRTVVVNYRYAKMDKNYPRNTGAISKKKHWNRMIAALTAHQHSDEEEAADDDDVPNLRKLYDCSKEELCTYNTTDTPKPSCENLTAAFQESPKEAIELEVYCLPVEQEAIVEEPVVNTIEESEIKSETFKDDTYNYDETKSQENSDECVEEATDNSFETTPISRNNPSFSDFVFLADHEIGETPDFDADYCCAMTKDKMDGTQQTCIIKNTTRSTQKPERNNEQLQTIKTAHKRATSALNQQNCLELTVAEIPKETGKPKSTQNPSGFRQRQQELHHYRIAVEQKRLELLEVKLQRERDEMLREQILFEKEIEFKTSQIRQLNDDKIVDIL from the exons ATGTACTGCAAAAATAGTGAAAGCAATG aagaagaaaacaaagaTCGCAGTTACGTCTCTCATTTGGAAAACAAACCGAATGCGACTACTAGTTCCAACGAACCGAACGCACAGAAGACTAAATGGTTGCCTTCATCCGAGAAAGAAACTTACCGTACAGTTGTGGTAAATTATCGATATGCCAAAATGGATAAAAATTATCCTCGTAACACCGGTGCGATATCAAAGAAAAAACATTGGAATCGTATGATTGCCGCTTTGACAGCCCACCAGCATAGTGACGAAGAAGAAGcagctgatgatgatgatgtgccTAATTTGAGAAAACTTTATGATTGCTCCAAAGAAGAATTGTGCACATACAACACCACAGATACACCGAAACCTTCATGTGAGAATTTAACTGCAGCATTCCAGGAATCACCGAAGGAAGCCATCGAGTTGGAAGTATACTGCTTGCCAGTTGAACAAGAAGCTATAGTGGAAGAACCGGTAGTGAATACAATTGAAGAAAGTGAAATCAAATCAGAGACATTCAAAGATGATACATACAATTATGATGAAACTAAATCACAGGAGAACTCGGATGAATGTGTTGAGGAAGCAACCGATAACTCATTTGAAACGACTCCAATATCAAGAAATAATCCCTCATTTTCAGATTTTGTATTTCTGGCTGACCATGAAATTGGCGAAACACCAGACTTCGATGCGGATTATTGTTGTGCCATGACTAAGGATAAAATGGATGGCACACAGCAGACTTGCATCATCAAAAACACTACAAGATCGACGCAAAAACCTGAACGAAATAATGAACAGTTGCAGACTATTAAAACGGCTCATAAACGCGCAACAAGTGCACTCAACCAACAAAACTGTTTAGAACTAACGGTAGCAGAAATACCAAAGGAAACTGGCAAGCCAAAATCTACTCAAAATCCAAGTGGCTTCCGTCAGCGGCAACAGGAACTTCACCATTATCGCATTGCAGTGGAACAAAAACGTTTGGAATTACTAGAAGTAAAATTACAACGCGAACGTGATGAGATGTTGCGCGAACAAATACTCTTCGAAAAAGAGATCGAATTCAAAACGTCACAAATAAGACAGCTCAACGATGATAAAATCGTTGACATATTGTGA